DNA from Corynebacterium aurimucosum ATCC 700975:
ACCCGAACTCTTCACCGATTCCGGCCAGGATGAAGTCCGAGTGTGCCACCGGCACCATGTCCGGGTGGCCCTGGCCTAGGCCGGTGCCGGTAATGCCGCCGGAGGACATGCCAAACAGCGCCTGGGAGAGCTGGTAGCCGGTGGAATCATAGTTAGCCAGCGGATCCAGGAAGTTGGAGAAGCGCTGCTGGATCTTCTCCGAGACCTGGTAGATGCCGAAGCCACCGATGCCCACGAGAATGACGCCAATGAGCAGCCAGCTCACGCGGTTGGTGGCCATGAAGAGCATGCCGAGCACTGTGCTAAACAGCAGCAAGGCCGGGCCAAAGTCATTGGAAATGCCCATGATGACAATCGCGATGCCCCAAATCACCAGGATGGGGGCGAGATCTCGCAGGCGCGGCAGTGAAATGCCGAGGAACTTGTAGCCAGCCACCGTAAACAGCGAACGCTTCTGGGTCAGCAGCATGGCGAAGAACAGGATCAACAGGATCTTGGAAAACTCACCCGGCTGGATGGAAAATGGCCCGAGCCACAGCCAGATGCGGGCATCCACGCCCGGGGGCTGCGGCCACACGAGGGGCAACGCGAGGAGGATGAGGCCGAGCGCGCCCAGGATATAGGAGTAGCGGGTGAGCGAGCGGTGATCACGCAGGAGAACCAGCACCAGCGCGAAGAGGATGAGACCCACGATGGTCCACATCACCTGTCGCACCGCCAGGCCGCCGCCATTCGCTAGGTCGAGGCGCTGCAATAAAATGAGCCCGGTGCCGTTGAGCACCGCGACGATGGGCAGCATGAGCTGATCCGCGTAGGGCGCTAGGAAGCAGAGCACCAAGTGAGCGATGGCGAAGACGCCGATGAAGCCGCCGATCAGGTAGAGCACATCGAGGGTCAGCACGTTGCCTTGGGAGAGCTCGAGACTGACCAGGGTGATGGCGAAGACCACGGTGGCGAGTACCAGCAGGCCGAATTCGGTGCCGCGGGAGAAGAATTTACTCATCTACTTCACCTCCCGGCAGTTTCCTTTAGACGCGTCTTTATCTTTTCCGTCCTTCGACGAGGTGGGACAAGGCTTGAGCGCCTTGTCCGAGAGCTGCGAAAGCTGCGTCTGCAC
Protein-coding regions in this window:
- a CDS encoding FtsW/RodA/SpoVE family cell cycle protein, encoding MSKFFSRGTEFGLLVLATVVFAITLVSLELSQGNVLTLDVLYLIGGFIGVFAIAHLVLCFLAPYADQLMLPIVAVLNGTGLILLQRLDLANGGGLAVRQVMWTIVGLILFALVLVLLRDHRSLTRYSYILGALGLILLALPLVWPQPPGVDARIWLWLGPFSIQPGEFSKILLILFFAMLLTQKRSLFTVAGYKFLGISLPRLRDLAPILVIWGIAIVIMGISNDFGPALLLFSTVLGMLFMATNRVSWLLIGVILVGIGGFGIYQVSEKIQQRFSNFLDPLANYDSTGYQLSQALFGMSSGGITGTGLGQGHPDMVPVAHSDFILAGIGEEFGLVGLAAVLVLFAMLVSRGFRTALTCRDTYGKLVSSGLALTLAVQVFVVTGGISALLPMTGLTTPFMSAGGSSLMANYMLLAILLRISNAARRPARELSSNAPTDTSMFPAVQEATR